One segment of Carya illinoinensis cultivar Pawnee chromosome 1, C.illinoinensisPawnee_v1, whole genome shotgun sequence DNA contains the following:
- the LOC122302395 gene encoding protein PELPK1-like has translation MALLFASTEMSLAARYLLDTSAAPPPALTLPTIPSLPKVTLPPLPSMPTLPKATLPPLPSTPLPTLPTQPTLPKPTLPPLPTNPLPTQPTLPKSTLPPLPSTQLPTLPTMPTVPRVALPPLPTIPTTIPSIPSTIPTTIPTIPFLSPPPSN, from the coding sequence ATGGCATTGCTATTCGCAAGTACCGAAATGAGTCTTGCAGCTCGTTACCTCTTGGATACATCAGCTGCTCCACCCCCAGCGTTGACACTCCCTACAATCCCATCTCTGCCTAAGGTGACCTTGCCTCCACTGCCCTCTATGCCAACGCTGCCTAAAGCCACATTGCCACCATTGCCTAGCACGCCATTGCCTACATTGCCGACTCAGCCTACCCTTCCAAAGCCCACATTGCCACCATTGCCCACAAACCCATTGCCAACTCAACCAACTCTTCCAAAGTCCACATTGCCGCCGCTCCCAAGCACCCAACTCCCAACACTGCCAACAATGCCTACCGTCCCCAGGGTTGCACTACCTCCGTTGCCCACCATTCCAACCACAATTCCTTCAATCCCCTCCACCATTCCCACAACAATCCCAACAATTCCTTTCCTCTCCCCACCACCATCAAACTAA
- the LOC122308999 gene encoding ethylene-responsive transcription factor-like protein At4g13040, whose product MVSLRRRKLLGLCSGRSSFVAPLPRVFNGAAPANPTQTNNPVRVHPVPSDDVNQPVGNKVRPGSSNETGSSSSKEQPIQPVAGPPIKRRKRHRRKLFQNQEPCLMRGVYYKNMKWQAAIKVDKKQIHLGTVGSQEEAARLYDRAAFMCGREPNFELSQEEKKELRKFKWEEFLAITRHAITSKKHKRRLGTGSQRRSESPMNNSEWDGKKEANDLSASEDVEPDTSVS is encoded by the exons ATGGTGAGCTTACGAAGGCGCAAGCTTTTGGGGCTATGCTCTG GGAGAAGTTCCTTCGTAGCTCCACTTCCTAGGGTTTTCAATGGAGCTGCTCCTGCAAATCCTACCCAGACTAACAATCCTGTCAGAGTGCATCCAGTACCTTCAGATGATGTCAACCAGCCGGTGGGG AATAAAGTACGACCTGGATCATCAAATGAAACTGGTTCAAGCTCATCCAAAGAGCAGCCCATTCAACCAGTTGCAG GGCCACCAATAAAACGCAGAAAGCGACACAGGAGAAAGCTTTTTCAAAACCAAGAACCATGTCTGATGAGAGGTGTCTattacaaaaatatgaaatggcAGGCAGCAATTAAAGTTGATAAGAAACAAATTCACCTTGGAACTGTTGGTTCACAAGAAGAGGCTGCCCGTTTGTATGACAG GGCTGCATTCATGTGTGGGAGGGAACCCAACTTCGAGCTTTCTcaggaggagaagaaggaacTTAGGAAATTCAAGTGGGAAGAATTCTTGGCAATAACTCGTCATGCAATTACTAGTAAAA AACATAAGCGAAGGCTTGGGACGGGGTCGCAGAGGAGGTCCGAGTCTCCAATGAATAACAGTGAATGGGATGGCAAGAAAGAAGCCAATGACCTTTCAGCTTCAGAAGATGTGGAGCCAGACACATCAGTCTCTTGA